Genomic DNA from Hymenobacter jejuensis:
CCGCCTACCATGTCGTTGTACAGAAGCCACACCCGGTGCTTGCCTGCTACGGCCTTCACCTCGTCGGTCGTTTTGCCGACATACTCCTCCATATTCTTCGACTGTGGGCGCAAGTCATGGCCCACGATGGCGTGATAGCGCAGCGAATTCAGCGGGTAAGCCTCCTTGTAGTATCGGTAGGGCGCATCGTGGTTCCAGTACAAATACACAACATCGCCAGGCTGAAAATGCTGCTCCACGTACTGAAACGCCTCCCGGAAATAAGTTTTTCGAAGCCCGATAAACTGCGTTGTATCAGCGACTTGGCTAACTGACGTAACCAGGGGCGGCGCCAGCAGCAAAGCAGGCAGCACAACGCGGGGCAGCGTCGTAAAATAGTAGGCGGCTTCTTCGGCTCCCCGCGCCACCAGCAGCAGCACGAAAGGCGCCAGAAAGACCAGCAGCCGCTCGTGAAAGGGGTAGCGCTCGAGGCCGGAAGCTGCCAGCGCCAGCAAGAACGGAAACACCAGTACCAGCAAAAACTTCTTGTCTTTGCGGTAAAACGAGACCAGCCCCAGCAGGGCCGCTCCTATGGGTACGACGCGCAGCAACAGGCGAGGCAAGTTGCTCCCCAGCACACTGTGCGTTACTAGCAGGCCCAAGGGATAGTCGAGCAGCAGATAAAGCTGGATCAAAATCCACTTGAAATCGGCCAGCGAGGTGGGCGGCAGCGGCATGAAGGCATCGCGGTAGCGGTACCAGATGATTAGCCACCCCGACTCGGTTCGTTTGCCTGTAAACAGGAGGTAGCTCAGGCCAAAGCTCACCAGCCACATTCCGAACGGAATCAGTGACCGCCAGAAGCGCGTTCCTTGCTTGATCAGGAGGTAATACAGGGAAACCCCGGCGGCCATTCCTGCCACAATAAAAACGGCGGGAAAAGAAAACCACACCAGCACTGCCCCCCACAACCCCCATTGAATCAATGACTTATTATCGTTTTTGTCATGATAGCGGGTGTAGAGGAACAGGTAAATAATGGTTACGAGCAGATCCAGGCCATACGGCTTTGCTTCCACGCCATGATAGATCAGGTACGGTGCCAAGGCCAGCATTCCGAGGGCAACGGCTGCGCCAACGGGCCGCAAAAAATGCCGCGCCACGGGCACAAACAGCAGCAGCGAGGCGATGCCGGCCAGCAGCGGAAAAAACCGCAGCGCCATCTCGCCCTTCCCAAAGACCAGTACCGCCAACCGGAGCAGCCACAAAAACCCCAGCGGTGCTTTCTGATCAAATTCGAGGGGCTGGGTTGCGAGTGCCCCAAACCCCATGCGAATCAGGCTGTTGGCCTGGTAAGCCTCATCCATAAACAACGATCGGTTGTCGAAGTAATGAAAGAGCCGAACGGCCACACCCAGCGCGACAAACGCCCAGGTAAGGTAGGTCCAGCTAACTCGCACTTTGTGCGCACGCGCGGGAGCAGAGGCCTGATCCGGCTCTGCAAATACTGCTTCAATCGACATGCGTTCTATCTGTTAAAATAACGAAAACACGGGGGCTGTTGAGTGACTCACCCCCGACCGTCCTCAGGGTAGACAAGCCACACAAAAGGGCTTTTGTGCTGCTGCCGATTACCGAACTTATACTACCAATCGAATGCGATGCTGTGACGGGACAGTATCTGATAATTTAGCTCACAGCGCTGCCTTCCTCTGGAGTTTGCGTCCTAATCACAACGAACCAACTTAGCTTAGTTGAAGCAAGGTGTAAAACAATGCGGAATTTAAAAAGTATTAATGCACAACAAATAGTTGGAATAATGTAATTCGTGAGTACATTTGAAAAACTTGCCTTGACTTTAAATTATATTTTTTAGTAATATAACAAGGATGAGCTACAGCGGGAAGATAGTGTGGAACAAGGTGAAGATGGTCGTTTTTGATGTTGACGGTACCCTATACGAGCAGTCGAAGCTGCGCAAAAAAATGCTCTTTGCGCTGCTGGGCTACTACGCGCTACGGCCGTGGCGGCTCGGTGAAATGCGGCTGTTGCAACGCTTCCGAAGGGAGCGGGAAAAGCACCCTGCCTACGCAGGCCCTGATGTAGAAAATGCCCAATACGCCTGGTGCGCCGAGGGCACTAGCTACCCGGTTGCCAAAATTAAGCGGGTCGTTCAGCAGTGGATTTTCGATTACCCAAATCAATATCTGTCGGACTGCACCTACCCCGGCGTCAAAGAGTTCTTTAACGCCCTCAGAGTCAACCACATCAAAATCGGGGTCTATTCCGATTACAAAGCCCACGACAAGCTGCGGGCCATGGGCCTGCAAGCCGATGCGGTAGTGGCCTCGACCGACCCGGAAATAGATCGCCTTAAGCCCGACCCGAAAGGGCTGCTGTATCTGGCTGACCTGATGCGGGTTGCGCCGGAAGAATGCCTGTTTATCGGCGACCGGCCCGAGCTTGACGGCGCATGCGCCGAGCGCGCCAACATGCCCTACCTAATTGTCGAGAAACAGCCCTTCAATTCCTTCAACTTTTACGATAACCTGACGAAGCTACTTACCACCGATCTTAAACCAACTACAACTACCTATGAATCAGACATCTATGCTTCCTAATGCAGAAACTAACGAGCAGGAGGTTGCCTTGATTCCGGCGGGACTGAAAGACTATATCGCCATCGCCCGCCCCGACAACTGGGCCAAAAACGTATTTATGGTGCCGGGCATGCTGTTTGCCCTGATCGTGTACCGCACTTCCTTCGACGCCGCGCTGCTGTCGAAGATGATCATGGGTGTAGTGAGCACCTGCCTGGTAGCCTCGGCCAACTACGTAATCAACGAATACCTCGACGCCGAGTTCGACAAGTTTCATCCGCTCAAGAAGAAGCGCACGTCGGTGGTGCGGGTGGTCAATCCGGTGCTGGTGTACACGGAGTGGTTTCTGCTGGCCGCCGTGGGGTTTTTGCTGGCCTATCAGATCAGCATTCAGTTTCTGCTCGTGTCGGCTTTTCTGCTGTTCATGGGCGTGATGTACAACGTGCGCCCGTTCCGGACCAAGGAGCGCGTGTACATTGACGTGCTTTCGGAGTCGGTGAATAACCCCATCCGGTTCGCGCTGGGCTGGTTTACGGTCGCGCCGGCCCTGTCGGTGGCCAATCTCGACGGCATCGGCCTCTTCAACAGCCTGCCGCCCACCAGCATCATTGTGGCCTATTGGATGGGCGGTGCCTACCTGATGGCCACCAAGCGCTTCGCCGAATACCGTCTCATCGACAACCCCGAGCTAGCTGGGCTGTACCGTCGCTCGTTTAAGTACTACACCGAGCATAGCCTCCTGATTTCCATGTTTTTCTATGCGCTCACGTCGGCGTTTTTCCTGGGTATTTTCCTGGTCAAAAACCGCATTGAGTTGCTGATCAGCTTTCCCTTCTTCGCGTTGCTGTTCTCGTGGTACCTGCGGATCGGGTTGCTCAAAAATTCGCCTGTGCAGGGCTCCGAAAAACTCTACACGCGCAAGTGGTTTATGCTCTACGTCGTGTTGTTCTGCCTGCTGCTCGTCACCCTGATGTTCGTGGATATACCGGGTTTGCACTGGCTATTAAGGCATTCTTACTGAGCAACTTACAAATTATAGTTGGGTAGCACAGCGGCCGTGGCTTCGGCATGAAGGACAATACCTATGCCCCTAAATTTCAAATCCATTAACCTGCCAGCGCCACCCAGGCGGACACGTACCGCTACGGGCGGCGGGCTTGTGGAAGCTGATTATCAGAACATTACGCTTTATATTCTGATCCTCATCGGTATTGGACTGCGGCTGTTTCAGTTTATCTACAATCGCTCCTTCTTTATCGACGAGCTTTTCCTGAACGTCAACATCGTCAAGCTGGATTTCTGGGGCTTGGCCACCCGCACGTTCGAATACCAGCAAAAAGCCCCGTTGGGCTACCTGTGGGCGGTAAAGCTGCTGACTACAGTGCTGGGCAATTCGGAACAGGTGCTGCGGCTGTTTTCGCTGCTCTGCGGCATCAGTTCCCTGTTTCTCTTTGTGCCCGTAGCGCGGCATTTTCTCCGGTCCTGGGGCGTGGTTATTGCGGTCGGCGTGCTCTCGATTTCCTACACGTTCATCTACCACTCGGTGGAGGCCAAGCAATACTGCACCGAGCTGACGGCCGCCATCCTTGCGCTGTTTCTCTACACGAAATACCACGACCGTACCGACCTAAAATCGCTGTTGATCTGGGGCGTTGCCGGGGCAATTTTGCTGTGGTTTTCCTTCTCGCTGATATTCATTGCGGCGGGCATTGCCGGGGCCGTTTGCCTCGACGCGTTACTGCGGAAAGAGTGGCGCAGGTTCTTTATGTTGCTGATTCCGTTCACGTTGTGGCTGGTGAGCTTTGGCGTGTTGTATTTTTTGTTCGTCCGGAAATTCCACGAATCGGCTTGGCTGATTGACTTTTTCAAGCGAGTAGACGATGCCTTCATGCCCTTGCCGCCGGCTTCGGTTTCCGACCTTACCTGGCTTGTCCGCAAGCCCTACTCCCTCCTCGACCGCCCCCTGGGGCTGATGCTCTATTTTGAGCCCAACGCCGACCATTCCTTTTTGTACTACTTCCTGCGGATGGGCTGGTTGTATGCGCCCACCATCGTGCTCGGCGCGGTACTGATGTTGCGGAAGAACCGGCTGAATTTCAGCGTTTTAGTACTTCCCGTGCTACTCACGATGGCGGCGTCCGGCCTGAAGGTTTACCCGTTCCATCAGCGCTTTCTGCTATTTCTGGGGCCGGTTTTCCTGCTGATGCTGGCGTATGGCTTTGAGCGCTTCTGCGCGCTGTTTCCGCGGCGCTACTCCCTTGTGGCGCTGGGGCTGTTGTTGGTATTGACCCCTGCACTCGTAAACTCAGCCGAGCAAGTCAATGATCCTCACCAGGTTATCAAGGACTACAACCGGGAAGTAGTGCTGTTTGTCAACCAGAACTACAAGCCCGGCGACGCGGTGTATGTTTACTGGAACATGCGCCAGGCGTACGAGTTTTACAAAGCGGCTAACTATTTGAAATTCAATGCTATAGAGGCCAGCTACGTAAAAAACAAGTCCCGCAATCCGGCCGATTACATCAACCACTTAAAACCCGACTTCAAAGGCTTTAAAGGCAAAAAGCGGCTCTGGTTTATTTACGACACCAACAACCGCGATCCCATCGGCGACTTCATCGATCAGCCCGCATGGTACCACGATCAGAAGTTTGTACCGGGCAAATCACTTGAACAGGAATTCTCCAAGATGGGCAAGCAAAAAGCTCATTACCAACTAAATACCTTCAACGCTACCTTGTTTGAACTGAAGTAGGAGCTTAGCTGAGTCGCCATGCAACGGGTCGGACACCTTATCCTCATAAGGTATCCGGCCCGTTGCATGGCGACCCTGTTCCAAAAAAGTCAACGTTTAGCTTATCACAAAATGATAATCAAGTACATACTTGCTGTATCATTTGGCAACAGTATCAAGTCATGCTACACCATTTGCATCCATGCTATACCAACTCCTTTTGGTCAGGTTAAGCTTCACATTAAAGTAACAATTGCCACCATCCGTTACTTCAACTATCCTTTCTTTCCAGTAAGGCTTATCGTCACAAAAGCAATTAACCCAAACATGCTTTTCCCCCCTTTCATTTGTCCAAATCACTAGTTGCTTTTTGTAAGTTGAAAGGTCAATAACGTAGTTTTCTTTACGAACAGGAATAGCAGGATAAGCTTTGGCCATCTTTTCCATTTCTTCTTCCTGCAGATGATTAAATTCTATAATGCACGCCTTAAGCAGCGAGTCTACTTCATCTAACTCTTTAATAGAAAGGCTCTTATAGCCCCCTGACGGAATAATAACAAAAGATGTCAGTTTCGTTTTGGACTCTACGTACGCTTTTTCAATTGGCAGTTTATTGGCTTTCTCATCATGAGCCTGGCAACTCGCAAAAAAGAGAAAGCATAAAGCAAGGTACTTTGCCATCACCCAAGGTGTAAGATTGGTTTTAGCGCAATAGTGGCGAGAATCCTAAGAAACTCGCCACTATCTCAGCGTTCAAATATTAGGTTACCTTACCCCTTCGGGGTGAGCGTGATGTAGGGAATGATAACTTCCTCCAGCGAAATGCCGCCGTGCTGGAACGTGTCCTTGTAGTAGTTCACGTAGTAGTTGTAGTTGTTTGGGTAGGCGAAGAAGTAGTCACCGAGCGTAAACACGTACGCGGTCGATACATTTTCGCGGGGCAGGAAAATGCGCTCTGGCTTGCGCACCACGTACACATCGCGCGAGTCGTCGAAGCCGAGGTTTTTGCCGTGCTTATAGCGCAGGTTGGTGTTGGTGTTCCGGTCGCCGACGATTTTGTACGGGCGCTTTACGCGAATCGTGCCGTGGTCGGTGGTGATGATGAGCTTGCCTTTTTTCTCGGCAATCTGCTGGAGCATTTCATACAGCGGCGAGTGCAGAAACCACGAGCGCGTTAGCGAGCGGTACGCCGACTCGTCGCCGGCCAGCTCCCGAATCATGGCCATGTCGGTGCGGGCGTGCGAGAGCATATCCACGAAGTTGTAGACGATGACGTTGCACTTGTAGTTGTTGTGCAGGTTCGACATCTTACCCAGTAAGTCTTTGCCAGCCTGGAGGTTAGTTACCTTGTTGTAGCTGTATTTGGCTTTCTGGCTGGCCTTCTGGAACATGATTTCCATGAATTCCTGCTCGTGCAGGTTCTTGCCTTCGTCGTCGTCGTCGTTGACCCACAGGTTGGGGTACTTCTTCTGGATTTCGCCGGGCATCATGCCCGAGAAGATCGCGTTGCGGGCATAAGCAGTAGTAGTCGGCAGGATGCTGTAATACATTTCCTCCGAATCCACGGTGAACAGCTCGGCAATGATGGGCTCCAGAATCTTCCACTGGTCGTAGCGCAGGTTGTCGATCAGCACAAAGTAAACGGGCGTGTCGCCGGTGTCTTTCAGCAGCGGAAACACGCGCTCCTTGAACAACTGATGCGACATGAGCGGGGCGTCTTTGTCGTCGCCGTTTACCCAGTCTTCGTAATTGTCGGTGATGAAGCGACCGAAGTAGGTGTTAGCCTCGTCCTTCTGCATGTTGAAGACGTCGGCCATGCTTTTGCCTTCCGTCTCGTCAATCTCTAACTCCCAGTATACCAACTTCTTATACACATCCGCCCACTCCGAGGGCGAAAGGCGATCGCCGAGCTGCATGCCCAGCTGACGGAAGTCGCGCTGGTAGCTGCTGTTGGTCTTTTCGGAAATCAGGCGCTTGTTGTCGAGCACCCGTTTCACCGACAGCAATATCTGATTCGGGTTGACGGGCTTGATGAGGTAATCGGCTATTTTAGAGCCAATTGCGTCTTCCATGATGTGTTCTTCCTCGCTCTTGGTGATCATGATCACCGGTACTGTAGGGCGAGAAGCTTTAATTTCGGTCAGGGTTTCGAGGCCGGTAAGGCCGGGCATGTTTTCGTCCAGAAATACGATGTCGTAGT
This window encodes:
- a CDS encoding glycosyltransferase family 39 protein codes for the protein MSIEAVFAEPDQASAPARAHKVRVSWTYLTWAFVALGVAVRLFHYFDNRSLFMDEAYQANSLIRMGFGALATQPLEFDQKAPLGFLWLLRLAVLVFGKGEMALRFFPLLAGIASLLLFVPVARHFLRPVGAAVALGMLALAPYLIYHGVEAKPYGLDLLVTIIYLFLYTRYHDKNDNKSLIQWGLWGAVLVWFSFPAVFIVAGMAAGVSLYYLLIKQGTRFWRSLIPFGMWLVSFGLSYLLFTGKRTESGWLIIWYRYRDAFMPLPPTSLADFKWILIQLYLLLDYPLGLLVTHSVLGSNLPRLLLRVVPIGAALLGLVSFYRKDKKFLLVLVFPFLLALAASGLERYPFHERLLVFLAPFVLLLVARGAEEAAYYFTTLPRVVLPALLLAPPLVTSVSQVADTTQFIGLRKTYFREAFQYVEQHFQPGDVVYLYWNHDAPYRYYKEAYPLNSLRYHAIVGHDLRPQSKNMEEYVGKTTDEVKAVAGKHRVWLLYNDMVGGQGDIEGDPAWFYEGHVRVGDKIRDKLALTTPQKDEFVRVGVAARLFDLRENADNSTK
- a CDS encoding HAD family hydrolase, with the protein product MSYSGKIVWNKVKMVVFDVDGTLYEQSKLRKKMLFALLGYYALRPWRLGEMRLLQRFRREREKHPAYAGPDVENAQYAWCAEGTSYPVAKIKRVVQQWIFDYPNQYLSDCTYPGVKEFFNALRVNHIKIGVYSDYKAHDKLRAMGLQADAVVASTDPEIDRLKPDPKGLLYLADLMRVAPEECLFIGDRPELDGACAERANMPYLIVEKQPFNSFNFYDNLTKLLTTDLKPTTTTYESDIYAS
- a CDS encoding UbiA family prenyltransferase — translated: MNQTSMLPNAETNEQEVALIPAGLKDYIAIARPDNWAKNVFMVPGMLFALIVYRTSFDAALLSKMIMGVVSTCLVASANYVINEYLDAEFDKFHPLKKKRTSVVRVVNPVLVYTEWFLLAAVGFLLAYQISIQFLLVSAFLLFMGVMYNVRPFRTKERVYIDVLSESVNNPIRFALGWFTVAPALSVANLDGIGLFNSLPPTSIIVAYWMGGAYLMATKRFAEYRLIDNPELAGLYRRSFKYYTEHSLLISMFFYALTSAFFLGIFLVKNRIELLISFPFFALLFSWYLRIGLLKNSPVQGSEKLYTRKWFMLYVVLFCLLLVTLMFVDIPGLHWLLRHSY
- a CDS encoding ArnT family glycosyltransferase produces the protein MPLNFKSINLPAPPRRTRTATGGGLVEADYQNITLYILILIGIGLRLFQFIYNRSFFIDELFLNVNIVKLDFWGLATRTFEYQQKAPLGYLWAVKLLTTVLGNSEQVLRLFSLLCGISSLFLFVPVARHFLRSWGVVIAVGVLSISYTFIYHSVEAKQYCTELTAAILALFLYTKYHDRTDLKSLLIWGVAGAILLWFSFSLIFIAAGIAGAVCLDALLRKEWRRFFMLLIPFTLWLVSFGVLYFLFVRKFHESAWLIDFFKRVDDAFMPLPPASVSDLTWLVRKPYSLLDRPLGLMLYFEPNADHSFLYYFLRMGWLYAPTIVLGAVLMLRKNRLNFSVLVLPVLLTMAASGLKVYPFHQRFLLFLGPVFLLMLAYGFERFCALFPRRYSLVALGLLLVLTPALVNSAEQVNDPHQVIKDYNREVVLFVNQNYKPGDAVYVYWNMRQAYEFYKAANYLKFNAIEASYVKNKSRNPADYINHLKPDFKGFKGKKRLWFIYDTNNRDPIGDFIDQPAWYHDQKFVPGKSLEQEFSKMGKQKAHYQLNTFNATLFELK
- the porX gene encoding T9SS response regulator signal transducer PorX yields the protein MQRYNILWADDEIDLLKPHILFLKEKGYDVTGVNSGADAIEQVQEQNYDIVFLDENMPGLTGLETLTEIKASRPTVPVIMITKSEEEHIMEDAIGSKIADYLIKPVNPNQILLSVKRVLDNKRLISEKTNSSYQRDFRQLGMQLGDRLSPSEWADVYKKLVYWELEIDETEGKSMADVFNMQKDEANTYFGRFITDNYEDWVNGDDKDAPLMSHQLFKERVFPLLKDTGDTPVYFVLIDNLRYDQWKILEPIIAELFTVDSEEMYYSILPTTTAYARNAIFSGMMPGEIQKKYPNLWVNDDDDEGKNLHEQEFMEIMFQKASQKAKYSYNKVTNLQAGKDLLGKMSNLHNNYKCNVIVYNFVDMLSHARTDMAMIRELAGDESAYRSLTRSWFLHSPLYEMLQQIAEKKGKLIITTDHGTIRVKRPYKIVGDRNTNTNLRYKHGKNLGFDDSRDVYVVRKPERIFLPRENVSTAYVFTLGDYFFAYPNNYNYYVNYYKDTFQHGGISLEEVIIPYITLTPKG